A single region of the Triticum dicoccoides isolate Atlit2015 ecotype Zavitan chromosome 2B, WEW_v2.0, whole genome shotgun sequence genome encodes:
- the LOC119363457 gene encoding uncharacterized protein LOC119363457 isoform X1, whose protein sequence is MLGPPGTVDMEAEPEAAAALVALGLEPSASQLDVFKSRLRLLIDGNTSDFDTWVSLISSAEETSVNDIRVISLVYHTFLLEFPLCHGYWIKYAAHKARLCTYDDVVGVYEQAIQAVPHCTDLWVSYCGFAMSAYEDPALIRSLFERAMSLVGKDYLCYHLWDKYIEFENSQKQLIQLATIYINMLKFPTKKLHKYYGSFKKLVTSLEQEVTHCGAEISSENLHTSEAMEAEESEGYISTKVAGLFDQGGHLKPKALKQYLFAGERFYQRSSELDKEICGFEASIKRPFFHVKPLDDDQLENWNLYLDFVEKNGDFDWAVKLYERCLIPCANYSEFWIRYAEYVDAKGGREIANYALGRASSCFVKGVPSFSMYYSMFKEQIGDAPGARALFVEGSSNSTSDFCMNINRLANMEKRMGNTKAATEIYENAIQDAMQKQNTEVLPDLYTNFAQFKYAASHSIGEAKEVFVKGIKQAPCKPLIKGFIQFMSTYGGSTEIPLLDSVIANAVIPGSGVSTALSPEDREDISLLFLKFVDLYGSVQELRKACARHSKLFPHNTRNLSQRYCTTDCNKRRITEFLRVAHDCSPEGTITLKQSSKSETCSWQVDKEVGSQVDMDAVNSGEGQGYGDEQNIGTVDAQQEVGDTAHSQHSLVKYGIQSQMFSHANQDISHDLTVCEQIDQTTICHASVSEKAIQAESRNHDSPSNSIADRKQIDAQDKIKAIELYAVDHHPGAVCSRSEPSSGTSLLKGSPSGPTPIFLELENKQLEKIQVKLETEHDMSVSNAKPESSRDNPEATQCGTEVSALSQDHIQSSQTQDLSVGAKPSSSEMAATQITTCSQFSPDNAVTAQAPLQHHMDNSQTYQSINLFLAGQNMQQMQQQEPAYAISQNVHTSPHSQVHLVAQPNQGNQQYMEMMQGYASQMWQYYQQQLYHLQTQHNQQIQSLQQQQLPTEHLQQSFTQQVQQLNQQMVLWQQQVQQQQQKHAQQVQQQSDKTQGEYHSGDAKHEQNKHQQQESEIDQSQQFQQQQLLYFQQQQQMYFIQQQQQMYQQQQQQQQQLMQQQQYLSQMLQQKQDMEQQQQLFQQQQQQLYDQQQKQMVVL, encoded by the exons ATGCTAGGGCCGCCGGGGACGGTGGACATGGAGGCGGAGCCGGAGGCTGCAGCCGCGCTCGTGGCCTTGGGGTTGGAGCCCTCCGCGTCGCAGCTCG ATGTTTTCAAGAGCAGACTTCGTTTATTGATTGATGGAAATACGAGCGATTTTGATACGTGGGTATCATTGATAAGTTCTGCAGAGGAAACTTCTGTT AACGACATAAGGGTTATTAGCTTGGTCTACCATACCTTCTTATTGGAATTTCCTTTATGCCACGGCTACTGGATTAAATACGCAGCTCATAAAGCAAGGTTATGCACATATGATGATGTGGTGGGGGTTTATGAACAAGCCATCCAAGCAGTACCTCATTGTACTGATCTTTGGGTCAGTTACTGTGGATTTGCTATGAGTGCGTATGAAGACCCTGCCCTTATTAGAAG CTTATTTGAGAGGGCTATGTCTCTTGTTGGAAAGGATTACTTGTGTTATCATCTTTGGGATAAGTACATAGAGTTCGAGAATTCTCAGAAGCAGCTGATTCAGCTTGCTACCATTTATATTAACATGTTGAAATTTCCCACAAAGAAGCTGCACAAGTATTATGGGAG TTTTAAGAAGTTGGTGACATCATTGGAACAAGAGGTTACACATTGCGGTGCTGAAATATCATCAGAAAATTTACATACTTCTGAAGCGATGGAAGCTGAGGAATCGGAAGGGTATATCTCTACTAAAGTTGCTGGCTTATTTGACCAAGGTGGGCATCTTAAACCTAAAGCACTGAAGCAGTACTTATTTGCTGGGGAGCGTTTCTACCAAAGGTCCAGTGAACTCGACAAAGAAATCTGTGGCTTTGAGGCATCCATCAAAAGGCCTTTTTTTCATGTCAAGCCACTTGATGATGACCAACTTGAAAACTGGAACCTGTATCTTGACTTTGTTGAGAAGAATGGCGATTTTGATTGG GCTGTAAAACTTTATGAGAGATGCTTGATCCCCTGCGCTAATTATTCTGAGTTTTGGATTCGCTATGCTGAGTATGTTGATGCCAAAGGTGGCAGAGAGATTGCAAACTATGCTCTTGGTCGAGCCTCGTCGTGTTTTGTGAAG GGAGTTCCGTCTTTCAGTATGTACTATTCAATGTTCAAAGAGCAAATTGGTGATGCACCAGGTGCTCGTGCTCTTTTTGTTGAAGGAAGCAGTAATTCCACTTCAGATTTCTGCATGAATATTAATAGACTGGCCAACATGGAGAAACGCATG GGAAATACCAAAGCAGCTACTGAGATATATGAGAATGCAATTCAGGATGCCATGCAAAAGCAGAACACTGAAGTACTACCGGACCTGTACACTAATTTTGCACAATTCAAATATGCG GCAAGTCATAGCATTGGTGAAGCTAAAGAAGTCTTTGTCAAGGGAATAAAACAGGCACCCTGCAAACCATTGATTAAG GGATTCATACAGTTCATGAGTACATACGGAGGATCTACAGAAATACCTCTGCTTGATTCTGTTATTGCTAATGCCGTGATTCCTGGATCGGGCGTATCAACAGCTTTAAGCCCTGAAGACCGTGAAGATATCTCGTTGTTGTTTCTAAAG TTCGTTGACCTTTATGGGAGTGTCCAAGAACTCAGAAAAGCATGTGCTCGACACAGCAAACTTTTTCCTCACAACACAAGGAACCTGTCACAGCGGTACTGTACTACTGACTGTAACAAGAGGAGAATAACTGAATTTCTGAGGGTTGCTCATGACTGTTCTCCAGAAGGCACGATCACATTAAAACAGTCATCCAAAAGTGAAACTTGTTCTTGGCAAGTTGATAAAGAAGTCGGTTCGCAAGTGGATATGGATGCTGTCAATTCAGGAGAAGGACAGGGATATGGTGATGAGCAGAACATAGGGACTGTTGATGCGCAACAGGAGGTTGGCGATACAGCTCACAGCCAACACAGCTTGGTCAAGTATGGAATTCAAAGCCAAATGTTTTCGCATGCTAACCAAGATATCAGTCATGATTTAACTGTATGCGAGCAAATTGACCAGACAACAATATGTCATGCTTCGGTAAGTGAGAAAGCCATTCAAGCTGAATCACGCAATCATGATTCTCCTTCAAATTCAATTGCTGATCGCAAGCAGATTGATGCTCaggacaagattaaggccattgagTTATATGCAGTTGATCATCATCCAGGAGCAGTATGCTCAAGATCTGAACCATCATCTGGGACAAGCTTACTCAAAGGAAGTCCGTCCGGTCCAActccaatatttttggaattagaGAATAAGCAACTTGAGAAAATCCAGGTAAAGTtggaaacagagcatgatatgtctGTCAGTAATGCAAAGCCAGAGAGCTCTCGTGATAATCCAGAAGCAACTCAATGTGGTACGGAAGTCTCTGCACTCAGTCAAGACCATATTCAGTCTTCACAGACACAAGATCTGTCAGTCGGCGCAAAACCTTCCAGCTCAGAAATGGCAGCAACACAAATTACCACGTGCTCTCAGTTTTCTCCCGACAATGCAGTGACTGCTCAAGCTCCCCTTCAGCACCACATGGATAATTCTCAAACGTACCAATCCATTAACCTTTTTCTAGCTGGACAAAACATGCAGCAGATGCAGCAGCAAGAGCCTGCTTATGCAATTTCTCAGAATGTTCATACATCCCCACACTCTCAAGTTCACCTCGTCGCACAACCGAACCAGGGAAACCAACAGTACATGGAAATGATGCAAGGGTATGCATCCCAGATGTGGCAATATTACCAGCAACAGCTGTATCACCTGCAGACTCAGCATAATCAGCAGATACAGAGTTTGCAACAGCAGCAGCTTCCAACCGAGCATCTCCAGCAAAGCTTTACACAACAGGTACAACAACTAAACCAACAAATGGTACTTTGGCAGCAACAGGTCCAGCAGCAACAACAAAAACATGCACAACAAGTTCAGCAACAGTCTGACAAAACACAGGGTGAGTATCACTCAGGGGATGCTAAACATGAACAAAATAAACATCAGCAACAAGAATCTGAAATTGATCAAAGCCAGCAGTTTCAACAGCAGCAATTGCTTtatttccagcagcagcagcagatgtaCTTTATACAGCAGCAACAGCAAATgtaccaacaacaacaacagcaacagcagcagttaATGCAGCAGCAACAGTATCTCTCGCAGATGCTGCAGCAGAAACAAGACATGGAACAACAGCAGCAGCTCtttcagcagcaacagcagcagctttATGATCAACAACAGAAGCAGATGGTAGTtctgtag
- the LOC119363457 gene encoding uncharacterized protein LOC119363457 isoform X2: MSAYEDPALIRSLFERAMSLVGKDYLCYHLWDKYIEFENSQKQLIQLATIYINMLKFPTKKLHKYYGSFKKLVTSLEQEVTHCGAEISSENLHTSEAMEAEESEGYISTKVAGLFDQGGHLKPKALKQYLFAGERFYQRSSELDKEICGFEASIKRPFFHVKPLDDDQLENWNLYLDFVEKNGDFDWAVKLYERCLIPCANYSEFWIRYAEYVDAKGGREIANYALGRASSCFVKGVPSFSMYYSMFKEQIGDAPGARALFVEGSSNSTSDFCMNINRLANMEKRMGNTKAATEIYENAIQDAMQKQNTEVLPDLYTNFAQFKYAASHSIGEAKEVFVKGIKQAPCKPLIKGFIQFMSTYGGSTEIPLLDSVIANAVIPGSGVSTALSPEDREDISLLFLKFVDLYGSVQELRKACARHSKLFPHNTRNLSQRYCTTDCNKRRITEFLRVAHDCSPEGTITLKQSSKSETCSWQVDKEVGSQVDMDAVNSGEGQGYGDEQNIGTVDAQQEVGDTAHSQHSLVKYGIQSQMFSHANQDISHDLTVCEQIDQTTICHASVSEKAIQAESRNHDSPSNSIADRKQIDAQDKIKAIELYAVDHHPGAVCSRSEPSSGTSLLKGSPSGPTPIFLELENKQLEKIQVKLETEHDMSVSNAKPESSRDNPEATQCGTEVSALSQDHIQSSQTQDLSVGAKPSSSEMAATQITTCSQFSPDNAVTAQAPLQHHMDNSQTYQSINLFLAGQNMQQMQQQEPAYAISQNVHTSPHSQVHLVAQPNQGNQQYMEMMQGYASQMWQYYQQQLYHLQTQHNQQIQSLQQQQLPTEHLQQSFTQQVQQLNQQMVLWQQQVQQQQQKHAQQVQQQSDKTQGEYHSGDAKHEQNKHQQQESEIDQSQQFQQQQLLYFQQQQQMYFIQQQQQMYQQQQQQQQQLMQQQQYLSQMLQQKQDMEQQQQLFQQQQQQLYDQQQKQMVVL; encoded by the exons ATGAGTGCGTATGAAGACCCTGCCCTTATTAGAAG CTTATTTGAGAGGGCTATGTCTCTTGTTGGAAAGGATTACTTGTGTTATCATCTTTGGGATAAGTACATAGAGTTCGAGAATTCTCAGAAGCAGCTGATTCAGCTTGCTACCATTTATATTAACATGTTGAAATTTCCCACAAAGAAGCTGCACAAGTATTATGGGAG TTTTAAGAAGTTGGTGACATCATTGGAACAAGAGGTTACACATTGCGGTGCTGAAATATCATCAGAAAATTTACATACTTCTGAAGCGATGGAAGCTGAGGAATCGGAAGGGTATATCTCTACTAAAGTTGCTGGCTTATTTGACCAAGGTGGGCATCTTAAACCTAAAGCACTGAAGCAGTACTTATTTGCTGGGGAGCGTTTCTACCAAAGGTCCAGTGAACTCGACAAAGAAATCTGTGGCTTTGAGGCATCCATCAAAAGGCCTTTTTTTCATGTCAAGCCACTTGATGATGACCAACTTGAAAACTGGAACCTGTATCTTGACTTTGTTGAGAAGAATGGCGATTTTGATTGG GCTGTAAAACTTTATGAGAGATGCTTGATCCCCTGCGCTAATTATTCTGAGTTTTGGATTCGCTATGCTGAGTATGTTGATGCCAAAGGTGGCAGAGAGATTGCAAACTATGCTCTTGGTCGAGCCTCGTCGTGTTTTGTGAAG GGAGTTCCGTCTTTCAGTATGTACTATTCAATGTTCAAAGAGCAAATTGGTGATGCACCAGGTGCTCGTGCTCTTTTTGTTGAAGGAAGCAGTAATTCCACTTCAGATTTCTGCATGAATATTAATAGACTGGCCAACATGGAGAAACGCATG GGAAATACCAAAGCAGCTACTGAGATATATGAGAATGCAATTCAGGATGCCATGCAAAAGCAGAACACTGAAGTACTACCGGACCTGTACACTAATTTTGCACAATTCAAATATGCG GCAAGTCATAGCATTGGTGAAGCTAAAGAAGTCTTTGTCAAGGGAATAAAACAGGCACCCTGCAAACCATTGATTAAG GGATTCATACAGTTCATGAGTACATACGGAGGATCTACAGAAATACCTCTGCTTGATTCTGTTATTGCTAATGCCGTGATTCCTGGATCGGGCGTATCAACAGCTTTAAGCCCTGAAGACCGTGAAGATATCTCGTTGTTGTTTCTAAAG TTCGTTGACCTTTATGGGAGTGTCCAAGAACTCAGAAAAGCATGTGCTCGACACAGCAAACTTTTTCCTCACAACACAAGGAACCTGTCACAGCGGTACTGTACTACTGACTGTAACAAGAGGAGAATAACTGAATTTCTGAGGGTTGCTCATGACTGTTCTCCAGAAGGCACGATCACATTAAAACAGTCATCCAAAAGTGAAACTTGTTCTTGGCAAGTTGATAAAGAAGTCGGTTCGCAAGTGGATATGGATGCTGTCAATTCAGGAGAAGGACAGGGATATGGTGATGAGCAGAACATAGGGACTGTTGATGCGCAACAGGAGGTTGGCGATACAGCTCACAGCCAACACAGCTTGGTCAAGTATGGAATTCAAAGCCAAATGTTTTCGCATGCTAACCAAGATATCAGTCATGATTTAACTGTATGCGAGCAAATTGACCAGACAACAATATGTCATGCTTCGGTAAGTGAGAAAGCCATTCAAGCTGAATCACGCAATCATGATTCTCCTTCAAATTCAATTGCTGATCGCAAGCAGATTGATGCTCaggacaagattaaggccattgagTTATATGCAGTTGATCATCATCCAGGAGCAGTATGCTCAAGATCTGAACCATCATCTGGGACAAGCTTACTCAAAGGAAGTCCGTCCGGTCCAActccaatatttttggaattagaGAATAAGCAACTTGAGAAAATCCAGGTAAAGTtggaaacagagcatgatatgtctGTCAGTAATGCAAAGCCAGAGAGCTCTCGTGATAATCCAGAAGCAACTCAATGTGGTACGGAAGTCTCTGCACTCAGTCAAGACCATATTCAGTCTTCACAGACACAAGATCTGTCAGTCGGCGCAAAACCTTCCAGCTCAGAAATGGCAGCAACACAAATTACCACGTGCTCTCAGTTTTCTCCCGACAATGCAGTGACTGCTCAAGCTCCCCTTCAGCACCACATGGATAATTCTCAAACGTACCAATCCATTAACCTTTTTCTAGCTGGACAAAACATGCAGCAGATGCAGCAGCAAGAGCCTGCTTATGCAATTTCTCAGAATGTTCATACATCCCCACACTCTCAAGTTCACCTCGTCGCACAACCGAACCAGGGAAACCAACAGTACATGGAAATGATGCAAGGGTATGCATCCCAGATGTGGCAATATTACCAGCAACAGCTGTATCACCTGCAGACTCAGCATAATCAGCAGATACAGAGTTTGCAACAGCAGCAGCTTCCAACCGAGCATCTCCAGCAAAGCTTTACACAACAGGTACAACAACTAAACCAACAAATGGTACTTTGGCAGCAACAGGTCCAGCAGCAACAACAAAAACATGCACAACAAGTTCAGCAACAGTCTGACAAAACACAGGGTGAGTATCACTCAGGGGATGCTAAACATGAACAAAATAAACATCAGCAACAAGAATCTGAAATTGATCAAAGCCAGCAGTTTCAACAGCAGCAATTGCTTtatttccagcagcagcagcagatgtaCTTTATACAGCAGCAACAGCAAATgtaccaacaacaacaacagcaacagcagcagttaATGCAGCAGCAACAGTATCTCTCGCAGATGCTGCAGCAGAAACAAGACATGGAACAACAGCAGCAGCTCtttcagcagcaacagcagcagctttATGATCAACAACAGAAGCAGATGGTAGTtctgtag